The segment CCGGCACCGCCCGCGGCTTTGTCTTCCTCAGCCTCGAAGACGAGACCGGCATCGCCAATGCCATCGTTACCCCGGATTTATTCGCGCAGCACCGCCTCCTCCTGGCCGGGGAAAAGTTCCTGCTCATTGAAGGCGTATTGCAGAACCTCGACAACGTGATTTCCGTCAAGGCCGAACGTGTCCTGCCCTTGCCGGTCACCGAAGCCGAAACCAAGTCGCACGATTTTCACTGATCCTCCGTCATTGATCCCGGCCGCCGCGCGCTGCCATGCGCCGGCCAGCAACGAAATCCAAACCGAACTTTTTATCGGGAAGCAGCGTGAGATGATTCTTCGGCTCGCGGGCCGGCAAACGTGGTCGAGAATTTTTTTCCGCGCGCCCACAAAATCCACAGCCGGAAAGGTTATATTTGATAAATCACGACAAGCGAGTGAACCTGCTGTGAACGCCGGTTTTACCTCAGCTTTAAACCCCCAAGGAGTTCGGTGAAATGGCCAGAGTAAAGCGTGCGCAAGTGACGAAATCCCCAGTCAAGCCGGCCAGTTCCGCTTCGGCTGAGCCAACCAACGGCAACGCCAATGCAGCTTCCGACGTGGAATCGGCGATTCGTGTCCGCGCCTACGAA is part of the Terriglobia bacterium genome and harbors:
- a CDS encoding DUF2934 domain-containing protein is translated as MARVKRAQVTKSPVKPASSASAEPTNGNANAASDVESAIRVRAYELYEQRGRVEGFAQDDWFQAETEVRSRFSRTA